The window GGTAGCCTATTTCGGGAAATTCAGGTCTATGCTTAAAGCTATTTATAAGGCTAAGTTAATAACCGAAAATCTTTACGAGCAGGTGAAGCCAATCAAAGAGCGGGAGGTGTTCAGGGAGTTCCTGACACTGGAGGAATTACAGCAGCTTGCTGCCACGCCTAATGACGATGATCAGATGGCCAGAGCTGCACTTTTTTCCGCTATGACAGGATTGCGTTATTCTGATATTGAGACGTTGTTATGGTCTGAGGTACGGGGTAACGAAGACAATTATTATATACAGTTCAGACAGGAAAAAACGGAGGGAGCGGAAACTTTACCGATTTCTAATGAAGCATACAAACAATTAGGGATAAGAGGGGAATCCGACAGCCGGGTCTTCCGGGGGATCAGATATTCACGAATTAAACCCTTTCTTACTTTATGGCTGACGCGTGCCGGGATACAGAAAACGAATTTTACCTTTCATTGCCTGAGGCATACCTTTGCCACTTTGCAATTGATCATGGGGACGGATGTTCATACGGTGATGAGAATGCTTGGACAGAAAAGCCTGAAAAGCACACAACGCTATCTGCATCTGATAGATAAGGTTAAAAAGGAAGCGAGCGGCAAGATCAGTTTAAGCAATAAGACGCTGAGCGAAGTCAATATCATGGATCTGTTGATGAAGGAGCTAAAAGCAATCAACGAAAAGTTAGCGTCCGTAACCCCCTGAGAACCGTTTGGAACGTCGTTTCAATACTTTCGGTATAGCCTGATAATCATCGAGCATCCGGGATATTGTTTGATGGTGGCCGCTTTTTTTATATTCATTCAGTTCCGATTTGCTGAAATAAAGACGTTTGCCCGGCTTGGATACCGGAATTTCGCGACGGCTAACCTTGCTGTAAATCGTTGGTACCGCCAGGTTAAGAAAGGTAGCAGCCTGATCAACAGTTAGCATTTCGTCCTCGTCTTGGTCGTCTGCCTTATGCTGCTTTAATAAGGCTTCGATCTTTTCTAACTTAGCAAACAGCCTGCCTACCATTTCCGGAAGTTCTTCAAAAGTAATCTTATTCATCGCGTTGGTTTTGGGTGATAGATGGAAAACTGATCAGGCTTCCAATTCGACGGTCAAAGGAAGCTTCGTAACAGAGATAACCATAGGCGTTCAAATCCCTGATGCACTTATGATAGGTCGTGCAAGAGGAGATTTTAGCCAGTTGCATCAATTCTTTTGCAAACACGTGAAATGAGCCGGGACAATCCTGCTTTTGCCAGTAATATATGATGGCAGCGTAGAGACCGCCGTGTGTCACAGATATTCGGGGATCCTTTGCGGCAATTTCAAAAAAGTATGATAGCGGTGGCAAATACATTGTAGATATCCGGCTAATTTGTCGTTCAGTAATTCGATAATTTTCACACAAAGATCAACCTTGACTTCTTTGTACTCTCCGATTTAATCCGACTCGGATGTCGATAAAATTTATGGTGTCGTAAATGCCCTAACTGTTTTTAAAAGATTAACAAGTTGAAATCAAGTCACGTGTTGCGATGTGGGTGATGGGATATAAATTCTAACAACTCCTCCTTTAGTCATTAATATCTTCGATCTTGATCACTCGAGCTCTTTTACGGCTGAGGTGCACAATGCAGCGGGTTTAGATAACAATTAGTGTAAAAAAGGCGGTTAAATCTTGGGTTTAACCAACTTTTTTGTTGTTTAAAAACAATAGTTTTCCCTGATTGCTCATGAATTTTATTCGCCTTTTATTAAAAGCTTCGATTACCCGATTACGTGCATGCTATTGCATTATGAAAACCAACAACTTGCTTACGTAGTAAAAAGCGCCGTTCCCGCTCCCGGGAAGCGGCGCTTCACTTTAATTACTATTACTAATCTTAAAGAACGGAGTATTATTTTATCGAGTTGTCTAATGGCTCATTACTTCAATAACAATAAATAAATTACGTTAAGCTGATTTCTAAAAGGTTTTCCGCGCCTTTATTTTATACTGTTACTGTTCTGCGGCATCAAAATTATCTGTATTAAGTTGTTGCCACTTAAATATTTATTTGCCTTTCTCTTAATACTTTCCGGCGTGATTTTTTCCAGAACGGTATTAAAATCATTAACCGCGTAAATGTCGCCTTCATTTAAAGCATTATCATTAAGATACTCAGACCAAAAATCATTAGCCCGTAATTGTGTTTCATGAGTTCTCGACTTCTCAGCCTTAAATTTTTCGGTATTAATTGGGCTTGGACCGGAGCGCTTCATTTTATCCACCTCATCCAAGGCCGAAGCAATTAGTTTTTCGACGTTGATTGGTGCGCAGCCAAAAGAGATGCTGAAAACATACCTTGACGAAGGGATCTTATTATAACGCGCATTTACACCAGGAGAATACACGCCGCTCTCTTCTTCCCTTAAGCGTTCAATGAGCCTGATTTGCAGCACTTCCGCCAGGGCATCCATCTCTAAATTATTTGCATAGGAGTAATCATAATCACCGCTGAATTTTAATGATACGGTGGCTTTAGGTTCTATGCCGGCCCTTACAATTTTGGTAATTTTACCTGCAGGCGGCTGGATACCCAAGTCTTTCGCTTTTTCATGCAGGAAGGTTGCTGGTAACGAACCCAGATATTTTTCAATCAAGGGTTTTACTTTGTTGATATCAAAGTCACCTACAAAAGTGAAGGTAAAATTAGCTGCATCAGAAAATTGCTTTCTGAAAATTTGATAACTTTTGTTAAAATCAAGCTGATTTAATTTTTCTATGCTCGGCGGTGTCCTGCGGATACTGTAATTGCCCGACACTGCGCTAATCGTATCATAAAAACGGTTTTCCGGGCTGTTTTTTCTATCAGTTAAACTTGCTTTTGTTTCAGCTTTGTATCTTTCAAACGCGACTGAATCTTTCCTTGGAGCTGTGAAGTATAAATAAAACATCTGCAACAAAGTTTCCAGTTCGCCCGGCGACGCAGCGGCTTGTATCCCCTGGCTATAATCGGCCAGGAAAACACCGGAGGCAATAGTCGTTCCTGCAAGAAATTTGTTCAGATTATTATAACTATAGCCCCCTAAGCCGGATGTTGTTACCAGGTATGCTGCCACGTTTGCTGATTCATAGTCAGCATCGCTGAAAAGCGATGATCCGCCAGGGGCAATCGCTTTAACTAAAATATCGTTATCACTGAATTTGGTCGGCTTTAATATCGCTTTTGCTCCGTTACTTAGTATTAGCTCGGTAGCGTTGATCCCATCTAGGTCAACCTGCTTAATAATTTTACCAGGAATTGGCTGAGTATCTAAAAGTGCTTTTTGGGTGAAGCTATTCTTATAACGCGAAATATTTTCCTGCTTAATTGATGTTATCCATTTGTTAATGGATGCCTCATCCGGCAGGTCAGCTTTTGCATGCTCCGGGCCCGTAATAATTATATCCCGGTTGCTATCGCTGCTGAAATAGCTGGCGATAGTATCTACATCTTTTAATGACAAGAGCGGCACTATTGCCTTTGTTAAGGAATACTCTTTTTCAATACCCGGGGCGGCGGTACCTGTTAGGAAATAACTTAAATATTCACCAACAAATTGCTCAGAATAGGCTGTATGCCTTTGCTTATACGTATTTTCGTTGTTTTTTAAATAATCGCTTTTTGCTTTTTCAAATTCGCTCGCAGTAAAGCCATATCGCTTAAGCCTTTCCATTTCGCGCCAAACTGCTTTAAACCCTTTTTCCACTTCACCGGGATTTGCCACCACCTGCATGTTAAGCGCGTCAATATTCCCTAAAAAGCCACCCAAATTCGCACCTCCATAAATAAAGGGAGGTTGTTTTTGCTGTGCCAATTCCAGATAGCGATTGCTTAGCATGTGATTAAATAATTTTCTGACGATAAATGCACGATAGTCACCGGCATTTTTGACAGGATGAGCCTGGCGCTTTATTAATACTTGAACTTGTGTTGATGTTTCCTCGGGATCTGTTGCTTTTACAAAATTATTACTGCCCGTAAGGGTGAAAATGTATTTCGTCCTGATTTTTTCGTGGACCGGGTTTTTGAGATCGGCAAACTTTTGTTTTATCGCCTGTTCTATCTCGTTCACGTTAATATCGCCTACCACAATTAATGCTTGCAGGTTTGGGCGATACCAATCGTGGTAGAACCGGCTAAGGGTCATCGGCTTAAAATTATTCAATATTGTGTCAAGACCTATCGGCAATCGCTGCCCATAACGTGAATTGCTGAACAATACCGGGAAATATTTTTGCTGCATTCTTTGGGCAGCTCCCTTACCTAATCTTTTTTCCTCCAAAACCACGCCTCGCTCTTTTTCGATCTCCGCCGAATCCAGTAAAGCTCCCTGCGCCCAGTCGCGCATGATCTGCAGGCCGCTACTTAGTACTTCAGGCTTATCGGTGGGCAACGGAAGCTGATAGACAGTTTCATCAAAACTGGTATAAGCGTTGATATCCGCACCAAACCTTACACCTACTTTTTGTAAATAGTCAACCAAATCATTTTTGGGGAAATGCGTGGTTCCGTTAAAGTTCATGTGCTCCATAAAATGGGCTAAACCTTGCTGATCATCAGTTTCCACCAATGAGCCAATTTTATTGGCGAGGTAAAAGATAACCCTGTTTTTTGGATTGATATTCCGTTTAATAAAATAGGTAAAACCGTTAGCAAGCTTCCCTGTACGTACAGCCGGATCAAGGGGCAGTTGACCGTGTTCAGGGTGCATACTTGCAGGTGATACTTTTGTAAACGTGGTGGCTTTTTTATTCTGTGCAAACGAACATAATACGCTAAGAGCAAAAACAATAGCTGTCACAGAACATCCTTTAATGGATATTTTAAATTGCATAACTTATAAATGATTTAATTTTGAGCGGCGTAAAGCCGGCCGTTAATAGTGATACGGAAAATTATTTTTCTATAACTTCCTTTAATTTTTTATTCAGGTTTTCCCCGCGGAGACTTTTACCGATAATCTCCCCTTCGGGGCTGATCAAAAAGTTGTCGGGAATGGATTGAACGCCATATTTTGCACGGGCCTGATTGTTCTTTTTAAGATCTGAGACCTGCTTCCAGGGTAATCTGTCTTCTTTGATCGCTTTCAACCAGTCCTGTCGTCTTTCATCTAAAGAAATGCTCAGAATAGTAAAGTTCTTACCTTTATAAAGCTCATATTGTCTCACAAGATTCGGGTTTTCATCCCTGCAGGGATGACACCAGGAAGCCCAAAAATCAACTAATATATATTTGCCTTTATAATCAGACAGTTTAATAAGTTTACCGTTCTGGTCAGGCTGTGTAAAATCGGGGGCAATTGTGCCTATATCAACCGTACGCCATTTTATCAGTTTTTTTTGATATTCCAGGCCCAGAGGTGAACCCTTCACATCCGCAGATAGTCCGCTAAATAACGGTTCAACCACTTGCAGATCAGGGATACCCCGGGACAGACTAATGTTCAATTCGGTAAGACTAACCAAGGATGCAGGGTGCGCTTTAATAAATTTAATTACTATCGCCATTACTGCTTCGTCATGTTCCTTATCGGGCAAGCCGGTTACACTTTGTTTTTCTTTGGCTAACGAGTTGCTTTCATCGTTAAGAGGAGTTCCCGAAAACAAGGCATTCCCCTTTTGTACCGAATCCAAACTATTAATCCGAATGTGCCCCGGCTCCAGCCATAAGTGCACTATAGTTGCCATAGCCCCTGAACCGTCGCTTTCTTTTGTTAACGGGCTAACCAGTAAACTGGCTTCCACTTTGGTATCGATTGTTCCGGTTAGTTTTATTTCGCCATTTTTTACCTCGCCCTTATTTTGTATAGTATTACCATCTATACTGTATTGAAGGGTAACAGTTGCAGGCTTTTCAGCTTTACCCTGCAAGGTGTAGGTGCTATCGACCTGCGCCAGGCCTGTTATAGAAAACAAACAGAAAATCAGGCCTGTTGAAAATTTGATGAGTTGCATTTTATTTTTTTTAAGCCGGGTTAAACCTGCCTCCTTAAACGCAGGCAGGTCAACTCACGGCGGTTACTGTCAATAAGTGTTTTGAATAATGGCTCCGTTGCTGTTTGTAATATCGCTTTGCGGCAGTGGAGAAGCATAACGCCTGGAATTAGAAGGCAACGAATATATTTTCACGGGCTCATTGCTGGAAACGCCATTCAATGTGTAAGGATAAAATGTACGTGTAAGCAACGGAACATCATCACCGGGATAATTATTGTTGTTATACCTGCGGATATCGAACCATCGCTCGCTGAAAGGCATTTCCCTACGACGTTCCTGAAGTATTACCGAAATAGCTTTATCTTGTGTAGCCGCTGCAAGCGCCGGGGTGCCGGTAAGTGTACGTTTACTGTATAATTGATTAACAGTAGTCATTGCGCTGCCTATGTCGCCAATCCGGGCCTGGCATTCCGCTTTAATCAGAACCATTTCGGCAACTGTAGGTCCTTCGGGCATGTTGTCCTCATAAAAGAACACGTAGCCGGGATAACTTAGCGCGGGATTGTTCAAGCCCTTTTTGTAAGAATAATTTTGTACAAAGTGGTATTTATATCGCAAATCATTGTTCTTATCATACAAATTCATTAACGATTGGCTTGGTATATACCATTTGTCGCTGTTATTTAATACGCGATAATATAAAAACTCTTTCCAATCCAGTTCGTCAGTCGGATCAAATTCGGAATTCCGATCATGCGTGTAAGGGAAATTAAGTACTACATTCGTTCCTCCGTTTATGGTAACCGTAGCGGGCGTACCATTATGCATGCCAGAATTATAATCGATCAGTACATTGTATAATGCCAGCGAAGCATTGGCATATTTAATTGCGTTAACATAATCGTTGCGGTTAAGGTAATATCTGGCTGCGAAAGCATTTACAGCTGCAGTATTAGCACGCCAATGCCTGGCTGTGCCGTTTTGCACCAACGGAACAGTCGTTTTTAATGCTTCGTTTAAATCAGCTTCTATTTGCTGATAGGTGTCCGCAAGCGTATGGCGGGATACAGGATTATAATCTGGTAACGTTTTGATGGGTAAACCAGGCTCATTCTTGTTGGCATCGGTATACGGAAGGCAATACGTGTTAGCCAGTTCCCAATAACTATATGCACGGATAAAATGTGCATCGGCGGTTAGCGCCGCCTTATCCGCTGCTGAGCCGGTTACTTTATCTACGTTAGCCAAAACAAAATTGGCGTTAAAAACCTTAACATATTCATTACTCCAGAAATTAGGCCCTGAAAAGCTGGATTGATCAGTTTGAGGCAGGAAATTGGTGTCCCAAACCGAAAACTGAACTGCGGACTGAGAAAAAATGAAAGGCTGAGCATCAAATAAAGTGGTTGATAGACCGTTGTCGTCTGTTCCGTAAATCACTACATTATCACTCTCCTTGCTATAGGTTTGATAATTGTTAAGGAGGGCATTCAGGTCATCAGTTGTGCTTGCTACGATAGTAGTGCCCTTTGATGGCTTAACGTCAAGAAATTTATTACAGGACGTAGCTGAAACAAGCAGCGATGTTAAAACAATCCATACAGCCGTTAAACTCGAATTTTTTATTTTCATCATGATTATGATTTATAGTTCTACTTTAATACCAAAAGTGTATTGTGCACTTGGTTTGATGGTGCCAATTGGGTACTCTGGGTCTTCACCTGTTTTATTGGCTAAAACGGTGTACAGATTATTACCTTGCAAGATAAGTTGCGCCCCGTGCACACTTAATTTTGACAGCAGTTGTTTAGGCAAATTATAGCTCAAGTTTAGTTCCTGCAGCCTGGCCAAATTTGCGTTTAAGTAATTATAACTTAGGTAAGGGTAATAGCCTATCCAATTACCATAGCTGTAGGTGTTGGGGTCTGCCGGCAGTGTCAGTATTTTTGACGGATCACCATTAAGTACACTGGACAGTTTGCTATTGGGCAAATTGACTGAACCAGACTGCGGGTAATTGAAATATTGGCTTTTAAATACTCCGCCAAATTTCGCGACCAGAATAAATGACACGTTAAAATCATATATCTTGAAAGAGTTGGTCATCCCTAATATATAAGGTGGGTTAAGCGTGCCTACATTTTTAAGAAAGCCCAGTCCATCCATTGATGGGAAATTGGATAGCTGAAGTTTTGTACCATTTGGGCCAACTACCGTAGGATTGCCGGTATTGTCAAGGCCTGCGTATTCAAAAGCAAATACAGCATTGGGGTCGTACCCCTCTCTGTATGAACCCTGCCCAGTAGAGACAAGCGCATATGCCGGGCTGCTCGGATTAAACAGTTTGGTAATACGGGTCTTATTGTAAGAAGCATTAAGACTGCTATTCCAAACAATATCCTTGCCTCTTAAAGGAATAACAGCACCCAAAGTAACCTCAATACCTTTGTTGGTCATACCAGCATTATTGAAACGCTGTACCGATACGCCATTTACCGATGGTATCGCAATTTGGGCGAGTAGATCTTTACCCTTTTTATTATACAAATCAATTTTACCATACAGTTTATTGCTTAGTAAAGCATAATCAAGACCAAGGTTAAACGTGCCTGTCTTTTCCCAGGTAAGCGTAGGGTTACCATTGTCAGCAATTGTAGCAGTGTAATCTTTTGTATAGTTATCGGCCCTGGTATTATAGCTCAGAAGCGTATAAGGACTTGTAAAATTGTCTACGTTACCGGTGTATCCATAAGTTGCTCGCAGATTTAAACGGCTCAACCAGTTTACATTCTTTAGAAAAGATTCCTTTGTAATATCATATCCCAATCCCATAGAGTAGAAAGGGGAATAGCGGTATTTAGGCTCTTTGGCAATAAGATTTGATGCATCGGTACGGTAACTTCCGGAAAGAGTGTATTTGCTTAAATAAGTATAGGAAGCATTGGCAAACATGGAATAAAAACGGCGGGTAGAATACCCAAA is drawn from Mucilaginibacter ginsenosidivorax and contains these coding sequences:
- a CDS encoding M16 family metallopeptidase, translating into MQFKISIKGCSVTAIVFALSVLCSFAQNKKATTFTKVSPASMHPEHGQLPLDPAVRTGKLANGFTYFIKRNINPKNRVIFYLANKIGSLVETDDQQGLAHFMEHMNFNGTTHFPKNDLVDYLQKVGVRFGADINAYTSFDETVYQLPLPTDKPEVLSSGLQIMRDWAQGALLDSAEIEKERGVVLEEKRLGKGAAQRMQQKYFPVLFSNSRYGQRLPIGLDTILNNFKPMTLSRFYHDWYRPNLQALIVVGDINVNEIEQAIKQKFADLKNPVHEKIRTKYIFTLTGSNNFVKATDPEETSTQVQVLIKRQAHPVKNAGDYRAFIVRKLFNHMLSNRYLELAQQKQPPFIYGGANLGGFLGNIDALNMQVVANPGEVEKGFKAVWREMERLKRYGFTASEFEKAKSDYLKNNENTYKQRHTAYSEQFVGEYLSYFLTGTAAPGIEKEYSLTKAIVPLLSLKDVDTIASYFSSDSNRDIIITGPEHAKADLPDEASINKWITSIKQENISRYKNSFTQKALLDTQPIPGKIIKQVDLDGINATELILSNGAKAILKPTKFSDNDILVKAIAPGGSSLFSDADYESANVAAYLVTTSGLGGYSYNNLNKFLAGTTIASGVFLADYSQGIQAAASPGELETLLQMFYLYFTAPRKDSVAFERYKAETKASLTDRKNSPENRFYDTISAVSGNYSIRRTPPSIEKLNQLDFNKSYQIFRKQFSDAANFTFTFVGDFDINKVKPLIEKYLGSLPATFLHEKAKDLGIQPPAGKITKIVRAGIEPKATVSLKFSGDYDYSYANNLEMDALAEVLQIRLIERLREEESGVYSPGVNARYNKIPSSRYVFSISFGCAPINVEKLIASALDEVDKMKRSGPSPINTEKFKAEKSRTHETQLRANDFWSEYLNDNALNEGDIYAVNDFNTVLEKITPESIKRKANKYLSGNNLIQIILMPQNSNSIK
- a CDS encoding tyrosine-type recombinase/integrase, with the protein product MSVTLRKKTIGKGRKSLYLDFYPAIPHPDTRQFTRREFLSLYIFARPQTDLEQLHNKETLLLAENICAKRTLEVQNASYGFLGKAQREGKFLEYFKNVAAKKSGTNAWGWEMGWRYFEGYAGKQIRFCDLTEAYCEEYRDYILSGPSVGRNGKGISVNTAVAYFGKFRSMLKAIYKAKLITENLYEQVKPIKEREVFREFLTLEELQQLAATPNDDDQMARAALFSAMTGLRYSDIETLLWSEVRGNEDNYYIQFRQEKTEGAETLPISNEAYKQLGIRGESDSRVFRGIRYSRIKPFLTLWLTRAGIQKTNFTFHCLRHTFATLQLIMGTDVHTVMRMLGQKSLKSTQRYLHLIDKVKKEASGKISLSNKTLSEVNIMDLLMKELKAINEKLASVTP
- a CDS encoding helix-turn-helix domain-containing protein codes for the protein MNKITFEELPEMVGRLFAKLEKIEALLKQHKADDQDEDEMLTVDQAATFLNLAVPTIYSKVSRREIPVSKPGKRLYFSKSELNEYKKSGHHQTISRMLDDYQAIPKVLKRRSKRFSGGYGR
- a CDS encoding RagB/SusD family nutrient uptake outer membrane protein, which produces MMKIKNSSLTAVWIVLTSLLVSATSCNKFLDVKPSKGTTIVASTTDDLNALLNNYQTYSKESDNVVIYGTDDNGLSTTLFDAQPFIFSQSAVQFSVWDTNFLPQTDQSSFSGPNFWSNEYVKVFNANFVLANVDKVTGSAADKAALTADAHFIRAYSYWELANTYCLPYTDANKNEPGLPIKTLPDYNPVSRHTLADTYQQIEADLNEALKTTVPLVQNGTARHWRANTAAVNAFAARYYLNRNDYVNAIKYANASLALYNVLIDYNSGMHNGTPATVTINGGTNVVLNFPYTHDRNSEFDPTDELDWKEFLYYRVLNNSDKWYIPSQSLMNLYDKNNDLRYKYHFVQNYSYKKGLNNPALSYPGYVFFYEDNMPEGPTVAEMVLIKAECQARIGDIGSAMTTVNQLYSKRTLTGTPALAAATQDKAISVILQERRREMPFSERWFDIRRYNNNNYPGDDVPLLTRTFYPYTLNGVSSNEPVKIYSLPSNSRRYASPLPQSDITNSNGAIIQNTY
- a CDS encoding TlpA disulfide reductase family protein — translated: MQLIKFSTGLIFCLFSITGLAQVDSTYTLQGKAEKPATVTLQYSIDGNTIQNKGEVKNGEIKLTGTIDTKVEASLLVSPLTKESDGSGAMATIVHLWLEPGHIRINSLDSVQKGNALFSGTPLNDESNSLAKEKQSVTGLPDKEHDEAVMAIVIKFIKAHPASLVSLTELNISLSRGIPDLQVVEPLFSGLSADVKGSPLGLEYQKKLIKWRTVDIGTIAPDFTQPDQNGKLIKLSDYKGKYILVDFWASWCHPCRDENPNLVRQYELYKGKNFTILSISLDERRQDWLKAIKEDRLPWKQVSDLKKNNQARAKYGVQSIPDNFLISPEGEIIGKSLRGENLNKKLKEVIEK